A single genomic interval of Salinarchaeum sp. IM2453 harbors:
- a CDS encoding transcription initiation factor IIB family protein: MNERIQQFNQEQEESESTDADVACPECGGTVINDEEHGESVCSECGLVVETDEIDHGPEWRAFNAKEKDEKSRVGAPTTNTMHDKGLSTNIDWRDKDAYGNALGSRQREKMQRLRKWNERFRTRDSKERNLKQALGEIDRMASALGLPDNVRETASVIYRRALEEDLLPGRSIEGVSTSCVYAAARQAGVPRSLDEIADVSRVEKHEIARTYRYVVRELGLEVKPADPESYVPRFASDLELSDEAEHRARMLLQNAKDKGIHSGKSPVGLAAAAVYAASLLTNEKTTQAEVSEVADISEVTIRNRYHELLEAEETINAI, translated from the coding sequence ATGAACGAACGCATACAGCAATTCAACCAAGAACAAGAGGAATCGGAATCAACAGACGCAGATGTTGCCTGTCCGGAATGTGGTGGGACAGTCATCAATGACGAAGAGCACGGAGAGTCTGTCTGTTCAGAGTGTGGGCTCGTCGTCGAAACCGACGAGATCGATCACGGGCCGGAATGGCGCGCATTTAATGCCAAGGAAAAAGATGAGAAATCGCGTGTCGGAGCACCAACAACAAACACGATGCATGATAAGGGCCTGTCAACAAATATTGACTGGCGAGATAAAGACGCATACGGGAACGCATTAGGATCCCGGCAACGGGAGAAAATGCAACGGCTCCGAAAATGGAACGAGCGATTCCGTACCCGTGACTCAAAAGAGCGTAACCTCAAACAGGCACTCGGCGAAATCGATCGAATGGCATCTGCACTTGGTCTCCCCGATAATGTTCGTGAAACAGCCAGTGTTATTTATCGACGTGCACTTGAAGAAGATCTCTTGCCAGGCCGATCAATCGAGGGAGTGTCAACGTCGTGCGTGTATGCTGCCGCGCGACAGGCTGGTGTACCACGAAGCCTTGATGAGATTGCGGATGTCAGTCGTGTAGAGAAACATGAGATTGCCAGAACATACCGCTATGTTGTCCGAGAACTCGGACTAGAAGTGAAGCCAGCTGATCCAGAAAGCTATGTTCCACGATTTGCGTCTGACCTTGAACTTTCAGACGAAGCAGAACACCGGGCCCGGATGCTGCTACAAAACGCGAAGGACAAAGGGATTCACAGCGGCAAGTCACCAGTCGGACTGGCTGCCGCGGCAGTGTATGCGGCCTCACTTCTAACAAACGAGAAAACAACACAGGCAGAAGTAAGCGAGGTTGCCGACATTTCAGAGGTAACAATCAGGAATCGATATCACGAGTTGCTTGAAGCAGAAGAAACGATTAACGCTATCTAG
- a CDS encoding type I 3-dehydroquinate dehydratase: MDFQSFVLAASTGNLAETDDPVVQARANAVEYRMDLASKPLESLSQYDGTLPVIATNRVEWEGGKAPDTEDRIAKLKTAAANPAVEAVDIELEAIKRGDADQLLSESHVKNGETSVIVSVHDFDRTPRIEDLRDLLDQALEYGDIGKLAVKANGVEDVPPLLTVTREFAAQGQKVATMAMGEAGSHSRAVAPLYGSTIGYAPAKPGQATAPGQLDLTTLASLIETLS, from the coding sequence ATGGACTTTCAGTCGTTTGTGCTGGCGGCAAGCACAGGCAACCTTGCCGAGACAGACGATCCAGTGGTTCAGGCTCGGGCTAATGCAGTTGAATACCGAATGGATCTTGCTTCGAAGCCACTTGAGTCATTGAGTCAGTACGATGGTACACTGCCAGTGATTGCGACAAACCGAGTTGAATGGGAAGGTGGAAAAGCACCAGACACGGAGGACCGAATTGCAAAGTTGAAAACTGCAGCAGCAAATCCAGCAGTTGAAGCCGTAGATATTGAACTTGAAGCAATCAAGCGTGGTGATGCCGATCAACTATTATCTGAAAGTCATGTCAAAAACGGAGAGACATCTGTAATCGTTTCCGTACATGATTTTGATCGGACACCACGGATTGAAGATCTCAGAGACTTGCTTGACCAAGCTTTAGAATATGGAGATATTGGTAAATTAGCTGTGAAAGCAAATGGGGTTGAAGATGTTCCGCCGTTGTTAACCGTGACAAGAGAGTTCGCCGCACAGGGACAGAAGGTCGCAACAATGGCAATGGGTGAGGCAGGAAGCCACTCACGGGCTGTTGCTCCGTTGTACGGGTCAACAATTGGGTATGCTCCAGCAAAACCCGGCCAGGCGACTGCCCCAGGACAGTTGGATTTAACTACACTTGCAAGTCTCATTGAAACACTATCATAG
- a CDS encoding zinc ribbon domain-containing protein, whose amino-acid sequence MSERQPWIAGILALIYPGLGHVYLREWGRAVMWFVLALVAAVIVIPEHAFDSFEASPSFDGLLEATEIIQAETEPLGIATLGVIVGFSVIDAFVLARRSSTDSTDEQLEPKTEKPKCPECGKPLDEDLDFCHWCTTKIDKKKIEREED is encoded by the coding sequence ATGTCAGAACGACAACCGTGGATCGCCGGGATTTTGGCACTGATATATCCCGGACTTGGACATGTATACCTTCGCGAATGGGGACGAGCAGTCATGTGGTTCGTGTTAGCTCTGGTTGCGGCAGTGATTGTGATTCCGGAACACGCATTTGACAGTTTTGAGGCGTCTCCAAGTTTTGACGGGCTGCTTGAAGCAACAGAGATAATCCAAGCAGAAACAGAGCCACTCGGAATTGCAACGCTTGGTGTTATTGTTGGGTTCAGTGTAATCGATGCATTTGTGCTTGCTCGGCGTTCCTCTACGGACAGTACTGATGAGCAACTAGAACCAAAGACAGAAAAACCAAAATGTCCCGAATGTGGGAAGCCGCTTGATGAAGATTTAGACTTCTGTCACTGGTGTACGACAAAAATCGATAAAAAGAAGATAGAACGAGAAGAGGACTAG
- a CDS encoding 3-dehydroquinate synthase II has protein sequence MTRSVWLKADSAVGNWEKRKKRITAGIEAGVDWVLVDDTDVERVRDLGDVNIAAFRSGGDADRLEEHSQQDVSSDAVIVGKNGEGDGSVSLPEDFSGSADISALRRSDDAANGAYIRILDENYEAFAEEAAKTADHTIVIGEDWQIIPLENLIARIGEETELVAGVTTAKEAQTAYETLEIGADAVLLDTDDPSEIHKTVEVRDELERETLDLTWAEVTSVERAGSADRVCVDTGKLLDHDEGMLVGSMSRGLFFVHAETADSPYVASRPFRVNAGAVHAYVRTPGGETKYLSELESGDEVQIVNRNGKTREAVVGRAKIEQRPMFRIEAEVETEDGTDRIETLLQNAETIKVPTPDDRKAVTDLSAGDEILVYYEQTARHFGEAIDEKIIEK, from the coding sequence ATGACACGATCCGTCTGGCTCAAAGCTGATTCAGCTGTCGGTAACTGGGAAAAAAGAAAAAAGCGCATCACTGCTGGAATTGAAGCCGGAGTTGATTGGGTATTAGTAGATGATACTGATGTTGAACGCGTCCGTGATCTCGGCGATGTCAATATAGCAGCGTTCCGTAGTGGTGGCGATGCTGACAGGCTTGAGGAACATAGTCAGCAGGATGTCTCTTCCGATGCTGTCATTGTGGGGAAAAATGGAGAAGGTGACGGAAGTGTATCTCTTCCAGAAGACTTCTCCGGGTCTGCTGATATTTCGGCTCTTCGTCGCTCAGATGATGCAGCAAATGGTGCTTACATCCGAATTCTAGATGAGAATTACGAGGCATTTGCTGAGGAAGCGGCCAAAACAGCAGATCATACGATAGTTATCGGTGAAGATTGGCAAATCATTCCGCTTGAGAACCTGATCGCCCGTATCGGCGAGGAAACAGAACTCGTTGCAGGGGTAACTACTGCAAAAGAAGCTCAGACTGCATACGAAACGCTTGAGATTGGAGCCGACGCTGTACTCTTGGATACTGACGATCCCAGTGAGATTCATAAAACGGTTGAAGTACGAGACGAGCTTGAACGAGAAACACTTGATCTAACTTGGGCTGAGGTAACATCTGTTGAACGTGCAGGATCTGCTGATCGCGTGTGTGTCGATACCGGGAAACTACTTGATCATGACGAAGGGATGCTTGTCGGGTCTATGTCTCGCGGACTTTTCTTTGTCCACGCTGAAACTGCCGATTCGCCATATGTTGCTTCCCGACCGTTTCGGGTTAATGCAGGTGCTGTCCACGCATATGTACGAACTCCTGGTGGGGAAACAAAGTATCTCTCTGAGCTTGAGAGTGGTGACGAAGTCCAGATTGTCAACCGTAACGGAAAAACCCGGGAAGCAGTTGTTGGACGAGCAAAAATTGAGCAACGTCCAATGTTCCGCATCGAAGCAGAAGTAGAAACAGAAGATGGAACTGACCGTATTGAGACTCTTCTTCAGAATGCGGAAACAATTAAAGTCCCAACTCCAGACGATCGGAAAGCGGTTACTGATTTATCTGCCGGAGATGAAATTTTAGTTTACTATGAACAGACTGCGCGCCACTTCGGCGAGGCGATTGATGAGAAGATCATCGAAAAATAA
- a CDS encoding 2-amino-3,7-dideoxy-D-threo-hept-6-ulosonate synthase, producing MTAGLQARLNRIGTDGRFLIVPMDHGITLGAVKGLKDIESTISAVTAGGADAVLTQKGIAPRVHPNKNGAGYIVHLNASTSIGPDSNDKRQTGTVEDAIRAGADAVSFHINVGSKFEREQLEALGKLTSTASSYGIPTLAMAYARGPDIDEHDAESLGHAVRLAEEVGADIVKTAYSGDPESFKHVIESTQLPVVIAGGSRSSDRETIEMARGALDAGGAGVSMGRSIFQHDNPESITAAVSAIIHENEDVETAMEHFR from the coding sequence ATGACAGCAGGACTTCAAGCACGACTTAATAGAATCGGCACTGATGGCCGATTTCTTATCGTTCCGATGGACCATGGTATCACACTTGGGGCCGTAAAGGGTCTCAAAGACATTGAATCAACTATCAGCGCGGTAACTGCGGGCGGGGCAGATGCAGTTCTAACCCAGAAAGGGATTGCTCCTCGCGTACATCCGAACAAAAACGGTGCAGGATATATCGTTCATCTCAATGCTTCTACATCAATTGGCCCCGATTCAAATGATAAACGACAAACCGGCACTGTTGAAGATGCCATTCGTGCTGGAGCCGATGCCGTTTCGTTCCACATCAATGTTGGAAGCAAGTTCGAACGCGAGCAGCTTGAGGCTCTGGGTAAACTCACCAGTACAGCAAGCTCCTACGGTATTCCAACCTTAGCAATGGCGTACGCACGAGGTCCAGACATTGATGAGCATGACGCAGAGTCCCTTGGACATGCTGTTCGTCTTGCAGAAGAAGTCGGTGCGGACATTGTCAAAACCGCATACAGTGGTGACCCAGAGAGTTTCAAGCACGTTATTGAATCAACTCAACTCCCGGTCGTTATCGCCGGTGGAAGCCGCAGTAGTGACAGAGAAACTATCGAGATGGCTCGTGGTGCGCTTGATGCTGGTGGTGCTGGCGTTTCGATGGGTAGATCGATTTTCCAGCACGATAATCCTGAATCGATCACTGCTGCTGTTTCGGCGATTATACACGAGAATGAAGATGTCGAAACAGCAATGGAACACTTTCGATAG
- the trpA gene encoding tryptophan synthase subunit alpha, with the protein MSDIANAFDDGPAFVPYLAAGDPDYESSLAYVEAVVEGGADVVELGLPFSDPVADGSTIREATVRSLSSGMTPNRFFEFVADLDVDVPLVCMTYYNLIYQYGDEKGPGAFVERAADAGIDGLVVPDLPAEEADPLHDVCDEFGLDLIFIVAPTTKGHRLDRIRELGSGYVYVQARLGTTGARDELSSQTEESLDRIADWDLPKAVGFGIKTGDHAEQIINAGADGIIVGSALVDIIAEGTEQNRPVQETADKLRSLSQELTTGAQRGQISSAPEPEGK; encoded by the coding sequence ATGAGCGACATCGCTAATGCGTTTGACGACGGTCCAGCATTCGTACCATATCTTGCCGCTGGCGATCCAGACTATGAGTCATCACTTGCTTATGTCGAAGCGGTGGTCGAAGGCGGCGCTGATGTTGTTGAGCTCGGCCTTCCATTCTCTGATCCCGTTGCAGATGGATCAACAATCCGTGAAGCGACAGTCCGGTCCCTGTCTTCCGGAATGACACCCAACCGGTTTTTTGAGTTTGTTGCTGACCTTGATGTCGATGTCCCCCTTGTCTGTATGACTTACTATAACCTCATCTATCAATACGGGGATGAGAAGGGCCCAGGTGCGTTTGTCGAGCGCGCAGCAGACGCCGGAATTGATGGTCTCGTCGTTCCGGATCTGCCAGCAGAGGAGGCTGATCCTCTTCACGATGTCTGTGATGAGTTTGGTCTAGACCTCATTTTTATTGTTGCACCAACAACCAAAGGTCACCGGCTTGATCGAATCAGAGAACTTGGATCCGGATATGTCTATGTTCAGGCTCGTCTTGGCACGACAGGAGCGCGGGATGAACTTTCGTCCCAGACCGAGGAAAGTCTAGACCGGATTGCTGACTGGGACTTACCAAAAGCAGTTGGATTTGGAATCAAAACTGGCGATCACGCCGAACAAATTATCAATGCAGGCGCAGACGGTATTATTGTTGGCAGTGCACTTGTAGATATCATTGCAGAAGGCACCGAACAGAACCGACCTGTACAAGAAACGGCTGACAAGCTTCGGTCATTATCTCAGGAGCTTACAACTGGAGCACAGCGCGGACAGATCTCTTCCGCACCAGAACCGGAAGGAAAATAA
- the trpB gene encoding tryptophan synthase subunit beta has translation MSTDGKFGDYGGQYVPEVLMPALEELETAYEEYVLNNKDGFMDEFRQRLQRFGGRPTPLQYAEGLSDRYDTDVYLKREDLLHGGAHKLNNALGQVLLAKYMGKERIIAETGAGQHGTATAMAAAHLDMPCEIYMGRTDINRQRPNVFRMLINGADVNPVDIGRGTLKEAISETMRDWAESVENTHYVIGSIVGPHPFPSMVRDFQSVISEETRKQAEEEIGHQPDAVIACAGGGSNTIGTFHHFVDDESVDLYAVEAGGSSLEIDEERGVAPNSATLSTGDEGILHGARTKLLQDSSGQIMESHSVSAGLDYSAVGPELAHLVDIGRVNAVNVGDRVALESFHRLSADEGVIPALETAHAFGYLEKHADELGESVVINVSGRGDKDLETVIEETGSYDIENAPDLSLFEGDHT, from the coding sequence ATGAGTACAGATGGCAAATTCGGCGATTACGGCGGACAGTACGTTCCTGAAGTGTTAATGCCTGCACTTGAGGAACTTGAAACAGCATACGAGGAGTACGTCCTTAACAACAAGGACGGCTTCATGGACGAATTCCGACAGCGGTTACAACGATTTGGTGGTCGGCCAACCCCGTTACAGTACGCTGAAGGCTTGAGTGATCGGTACGACACTGACGTTTATCTCAAGCGAGAGGACCTTCTCCACGGAGGAGCACACAAACTGAATAATGCTCTTGGACAGGTATTACTGGCAAAGTACATGGGCAAAGAACGGATCATCGCTGAGACTGGTGCTGGGCAACACGGTACTGCCACTGCTATGGCAGCTGCACATCTTGATATGCCATGTGAAATCTATATGGGTCGTACCGATATCAATCGCCAGCGACCAAATGTATTCCGTATGCTGATTAACGGAGCGGATGTTAATCCAGTTGACATTGGCCGCGGAACACTGAAAGAAGCGATCTCAGAGACAATGCGTGACTGGGCAGAATCTGTCGAAAATACACACTACGTTATCGGATCAATCGTTGGTCCCCATCCATTCCCGTCAATGGTTCGTGATTTCCAGTCTGTAATTAGCGAAGAAACTCGAAAGCAGGCTGAAGAAGAGATTGGTCATCAACCGGACGCTGTAATTGCCTGTGCTGGCGGAGGATCAAATACAATCGGTACCTTCCACCACTTTGTTGACGACGAATCCGTTGACTTGTACGCTGTGGAAGCTGGCGGATCTTCACTTGAAATTGATGAAGAGCGCGGCGTAGCCCCGAACTCTGCAACGCTATCGACAGGTGACGAGGGTATTCTACACGGGGCCCGAACAAAGCTACTACAGGACTCAAGTGGTCAGATCATGGAATCTCATTCTGTTTCTGCTGGCCTTGACTATTCTGCTGTTGGCCCTGAGCTGGCTCATTTGGTCGATATTGGACGAGTTAATGCTGTAAATGTAGGCGACCGCGTCGCTCTTGAATCGTTCCACAGACTTTCTGCTGATGAGGGTGTCATTCCTGCTCTCGAGACAGCCCATGCGTTCGGATACTTGGAAAAGCATGCAGACGAGCTTGGGGAGTCAGTCGTAATCAATGTGTCTGGCCGTGGAGACAAAGACCTCGAAACGGTTATCGAGGAGACGGGGTCATATGACATTGAAAATGCACCAGATCTCAGCCTGTTTGAGGGTGATCATACATGA
- a CDS encoding indole-3-glycerol-phosphate synthase, whose product MGIDDEINPAVSNILSQARNRSSPSGRISVQAQSLSDALTRAAGDGRIPVIAEIKPTSPTTAGKRSDNPVELAEAMADGGAAALSVLTEPEHFDGSVEMLASVRESVDIPVLRKDFILEESQLDAVKADAVLLIARFLDDLESMITAARDRGFNVLVETHTSAEFQEAVNSGAQIIGINNRDLTELTVDLSTVETVLSEVTVPDDVTVIAESGIKTPEDVERMQSAGADGLLIGSAIMDHGSKLDMQTIRKNTRQLTTPHIS is encoded by the coding sequence ATGGGTATTGATGACGAAATAAATCCGGCGGTATCTAATATTCTTTCGCAGGCTCGGAACCGCTCCTCGCCCAGCGGTCGAATCTCTGTTCAAGCCCAGAGCCTATCCGATGCACTTACTCGTGCGGCTGGTGATGGCCGTATACCGGTTATTGCTGAAATCAAACCAACAAGCCCAACGACTGCTGGCAAACGTTCTGATAATCCGGTTGAACTTGCTGAGGCGATGGCTGATGGAGGAGCCGCTGCATTATCCGTTCTTACCGAACCAGAGCACTTTGATGGATCGGTAGAAATGCTCGCTTCAGTCCGAGAGTCTGTTGATATCCCGGTTCTGCGAAAGGACTTCATTCTTGAGGAATCCCAGTTAGATGCAGTCAAAGCAGACGCAGTTTTGCTCATTGCTCGATTTCTTGATGATCTTGAGTCGATGATTACGGCAGCACGCGACCGTGGTTTCAATGTTCTTGTTGAAACACATACCTCTGCTGAGTTCCAAGAAGCAGTTAACTCGGGAGCACAAATTATTGGTATCAATAACCGTGATCTCACAGAACTCACGGTTGATCTTTCAACAGTTGAAACTGTACTTTCTGAAGTTACAGTTCCTGATGATGTCACAGTTATTGCAGAAAGCGGAATTAAGACGCCTGAGGACGTAGAAAGAATGCAATCTGCTGGCGCCGATGGATTGCTTATTGGTAGTGCAATAATGGATCACGGATCAAAACTTGACATGCAGACCATTCGTAAAAACACGCGCCAGCTAACAACTCCTCACATTAGTTGA
- a CDS encoding RNA-guided endonuclease TnpB family protein, which yields MEVRRTLPVKLVVADSDRDALLETIDQYKHCANTTSDHCWDENDYKKTAKYAVKDELYHDLKATHDLTANLVQQAIFQAVEAVKSGVERLEKNEDTSRPEFTADTARYDKRAATFHDDHVSLSTVDGRIEADYVLPVDETNTPFEEYLNDDEWEFRTSTLHYKPFDDEFWLHIGFKRIEEATDSTQTDAAVPENRTVLGIDLGVENLAVASTGRFWTGNELDHWHREFQQRRGDLQQTGTQEAHRTLQRVSTKETAYYKQYLHIVANEIVEEAVEHDCSVIAFEDLIDIRKRAQGATWHHRWRFNRLYEYVEYKAKAYGIDVEELERSPQAKTVPAYYTSQRCSSCGFTHEDNRPTQAHFECQKCGYENHADYNAAKNVAVRCCRRLLRRNQTGGDGGAPVDVALNGGTMTVNV from the coding sequence ATGGAAGTGCGTCGGACATTGCCAGTGAAACTCGTTGTGGCCGACAGCGACAGAGACGCACTTCTCGAAACCATTGACCAATATAAACACTGCGCCAACACGACCAGCGACCACTGCTGGGACGAGAACGACTACAAGAAAACAGCCAAGTACGCTGTCAAAGACGAACTGTACCACGACCTCAAAGCAACCCACGACTTGACGGCGAATCTCGTCCAGCAAGCCATCTTCCAAGCCGTTGAAGCCGTCAAATCTGGCGTCGAACGCCTCGAAAAGAACGAAGACACCAGCCGACCCGAGTTTACCGCTGACACCGCTCGCTACGACAAACGCGCTGCGACCTTCCACGACGACCACGTTTCCTTGTCGACCGTGGACGGGCGTATCGAGGCTGACTATGTTCTCCCGGTAGACGAGACAAACACACCGTTCGAAGAGTACCTCAACGACGACGAGTGGGAGTTTCGCACCAGTACACTCCACTACAAGCCCTTCGACGACGAGTTCTGGTTGCACATCGGCTTCAAACGGATCGAGGAAGCCACCGACAGCACACAAACTGACGCCGCTGTCCCCGAGAACAGGACAGTCCTCGGGATCGACCTCGGCGTCGAAAATCTTGCGGTCGCGTCAACCGGGCGGTTCTGGACGGGTAACGAACTCGACCACTGGCACCGTGAGTTTCAACAGCGGCGGGGTGACCTCCAACAAACCGGCACACAGGAGGCCCACCGCACGCTCCAGCGCGTCTCAACAAAAGAAACGGCCTACTACAAGCAGTATTTGCATATCGTCGCCAACGAGATCGTCGAAGAAGCGGTCGAACACGACTGTTCGGTGATCGCCTTCGAGGATTTAATTGACATCCGCAAACGAGCACAGGGGGCGACGTGGCATCACCGCTGGCGATTCAACCGCCTGTATGAGTACGTCGAGTACAAAGCGAAGGCCTACGGGATCGACGTTGAGGAGTTAGAACGGAGTCCGCAGGCGAAGACGGTGCCAGCCTACTACACCTCACAGCGATGCAGCAGTTGTGGGTTTACCCACGAGGACAACCGCCCCACGCAAGCGCACTTCGAGTGCCAGAAGTGTGGCTACGAGAATCACGCCGACTACAACGCCGCCAAGAACGTGGCAGTACGCTGCTGTCGCCGGCTACTCCGTCGCAACCAGACTGGGGGCGACGGAGGCGCACCCGTAGACGTTGCGCTGAATGGCGGGACGATGACCGTGAACGTGTAA
- the dnaG gene encoding DNA primase DnaG, translated as MQHTGKYLIHARIEADGVVERSDVVGAIFGQTEGLLGKELELRNLQNASKVGRIDVEIDSNQGRSVGEVTIGTTLDRVETATVAAALETITRIGPCEASVTVTEIEDVRAAKRKEVVDRAHELLIESFDGGMTGEEIIEEVRRRVRKDEITTYKGLPAGPNVATSDAIVVVEGRSDVSRLLEAGIKNAIGVEGTDIPEEIGRLTQSRTTTVFFDGDRGGELLLKELNQIGAIDYVAVAPEGQSVEDLSRREILEALRQKVTYSTVENPMSAIDQDEIAGKSTQKNQDKHTDVEQDDKQVASTDGAGKIIKERKTETTEPTTVRDYVKKVIKQEAGEVYLLDKDQNVLTTDSAESAFGVIETADEVPETVILDGSISQRILDVAAQRGVDRIIGTAKEQYTKQPTNVRVQTADKILSGPR; from the coding sequence ATGCAACATACAGGAAAATATCTCATACACGCACGAATCGAAGCAGATGGGGTGGTCGAGCGAAGTGATGTCGTTGGAGCCATCTTCGGACAAACAGAAGGATTGCTGGGCAAAGAACTTGAGTTGCGAAACTTGCAGAATGCATCAAAAGTTGGACGGATTGATGTGGAGATTGATAGTAATCAAGGGCGTTCAGTTGGGGAAGTAACAATTGGAACGACGTTAGACCGGGTTGAGACGGCCACAGTAGCTGCAGCACTGGAAACGATCACGCGAATCGGACCTTGTGAGGCATCAGTGACCGTTACAGAAATTGAGGACGTACGAGCTGCCAAGCGTAAAGAGGTCGTTGATCGGGCGCATGAGTTGTTAATTGAGTCATTTGATGGCGGGATGACTGGTGAAGAAATTATTGAAGAGGTCAGACGACGAGTTCGAAAAGATGAGATAACAACTTATAAAGGACTACCAGCTGGGCCCAATGTGGCCACAAGTGATGCAATTGTTGTTGTTGAAGGGAGATCGGATGTGTCGCGTCTATTAGAGGCAGGGATTAAGAATGCAATCGGAGTTGAAGGCACAGATATTCCAGAAGAAATCGGCAGACTGACTCAGTCACGAACAACAACGGTATTCTTCGATGGTGACCGTGGCGGGGAGTTATTGCTTAAGGAGCTTAACCAGATTGGAGCAATTGATTATGTTGCCGTAGCACCGGAGGGTCAGTCTGTCGAGGATCTATCTCGTAGAGAGATACTAGAAGCATTGAGACAAAAAGTGACATACAGCACTGTCGAAAACCCGATGTCTGCAATCGATCAGGACGAGATAGCTGGAAAGAGTACACAGAAAAATCAAGACAAACACACAGATGTTGAGCAGGATGATAAGCAAGTTGCTAGCACTGATGGAGCAGGGAAGATTATAAAAGAACGCAAAACAGAAACCACAGAGCCAACGACAGTACGGGATTATGTTAAGAAAGTTATCAAGCAGGAAGCCGGAGAAGTATATCTCCTTGATAAAGACCAGAATGTGCTGACCACTGATAGCGCAGAGAGTGCATTTGGAGTCATCGAGACAGCAGACGAAGTCCCGGAGACAGTGATACTTGATGGTTCAATATCACAGCGAATACTTGATGTTGCAGCACAGCGCGGAGTCGACCGAATTATTGGAACCGCAAAAGAACAATACACAAAGCAGCCAACCAATGTCCGTGTACAGACAGCCGACAAGATTCTTTCTGGTCCTCGTTGA